From Armatimonadota bacterium, one genomic window encodes:
- a CDS encoding metalloregulator ArsR/SmtB family transcription factor: protein MRQELMPPPFVLPNLSDEILTAKFFRALGDPTRLRILQLVVDQERNVSELVRLVGSPQGRVSSHLSCLRWCGYVTARREGRRVYYRVTDPRVRELLLLAASLVRDHTDRIRSCTLIDGRRARRSRARRTRAV, encoded by the coding sequence ATGCGCCAGGAGCTGATGCCGCCTCCGTTCGTGCTGCCGAATCTTTCGGACGAAATCCTCACGGCGAAGTTCTTCCGGGCCCTGGGAGATCCTACGCGGCTTCGGATCCTCCAGCTCGTGGTGGACCAAGAGAGAAACGTCAGCGAGCTCGTGCGCCTCGTGGGCTCCCCCCAGGGCCGCGTCTCCAGCCACCTGAGCTGCCTGCGGTGGTGCGGGTACGTCACGGCCCGCCGGGAGGGACGCCGGGTGTACTACCGGGTCACGGATCCCCGGGTGCGGGAGCTCCTGCTCCTCGCTGCCTCCCTGGTGCGGGACCACACGGACCGGATCCGCTCCTGCACCCTCATCGACGGCCGCAGAGCCCGCCGGTCCCGTGCGCGGCGGACTCGGGCAGTTTGA
- a CDS encoding metal-sensitive transcriptional regulator, with product MATKTQRHRAFQSTDPRAKQEILARLRSIEGHLRGVIRMVEDDAYCIDVLQQTKAVQRALDRVNALLLERHLNHCVTTAIRSHDPKERERVIAELLDVFQAKGAGP from the coding sequence ATGGCAACGAAGACCCAGCGCCACAGGGCCTTCCAAAGTACGGATCCCCGAGCCAAGCAGGAGATCCTGGCCCGCCTGCGCAGCATCGAGGGGCACCTGCGCGGCGTGATCCGCATGGTGGAGGACGACGCGTACTGCATCGACGTCCTCCAGCAGACGAAGGCGGTGCAACGGGCCCTGGACCGGGTGAACGCCCTCCTGCTGGAGCGGCACCTCAACCACTGCGTCACCACCGCCATCCGGTCCCACGATCCCAAGGAGCGGGAGCGGGTCATCGCGGAACTGCTGGACGTGTTCCAGGCGAAAGGGGCAGGTCCATGA
- a CDS encoding copper ion binding protein — protein MKRLVLPIEGMSCASCVANVEGALKELPGVRDVRVNLATEQATVDYDPSAVDLQAMRRAVEEVGYGLRTATTYLHVTGMSCASCVENVHRALRELPGVLSVSVNLSTEAARVDYVPGA, from the coding sequence ATGAAGCGGCTCGTGCTGCCCATCGAGGGGATGTCCTGCGCCTCGTGCGTGGCCAACGTGGAAGGCGCCCTCAAGGAGCTCCCGGGGGTGCGCGACGTCCGGGTCAACCTCGCCACGGAGCAGGCCACCGTGGACTACGACCCCTCCGCGGTGGACCTACAGGCCATGCGGCGCGCCGTGGAGGAGGTGGGCTACGGCCTGCGGACCGCGACCACATACCTCCACGTGACCGGGATGAGCTGCGCCTCGTGCGTGGAGAACGTCCACCGGGCCCTGCGGGAACTTCCAGGCGTCCTGTCTGTCTCCGTCAACCTCAGCACCGAGGCCGCGCGGGTGGATTACGTACCGGGCGC